One Pseudomonas sp. FP1742 genomic window carries:
- a CDS encoding triacylglycerol lipase, with product MLRNATTHYPILLVHGLFGFDRIGKLELFHDVKQALRYAGARVFIPHLSATHSNEARGEQLLTQIERVLQGTGASKVNLIGHSQGALAARYAGALAPEVVASVTSVSGPNHGSELADFLRKALTPGRLPEQVAGAVATLFADFLSLLSGHRHLPQNAIAALNALTTEGVGAFNDKYPQGLPNTWGGKGRERVNGVRYYSWSGTLQGNILDEGLYALNPLHGFLRAFSHYFTTEAEQNDGMVGRFSSHLGKVIRSDYPLDHLDSLSQTTGQVRKGIDPITLYVQHAERLRNAGL from the coding sequence ATGCTACGGAATGCAACCACTCACTATCCGATCCTGCTGGTACACGGGCTCTTCGGCTTCGATCGCATTGGCAAACTGGAGCTGTTCCATGACGTCAAACAGGCCCTGAGATACGCCGGCGCGAGGGTTTTCATCCCGCACCTGTCGGCTACCCACAGCAATGAAGCCCGCGGCGAACAATTGTTGACGCAGATCGAACGGGTACTGCAAGGCACCGGTGCAAGCAAAGTCAACCTGATCGGTCACAGCCAGGGCGCACTGGCTGCACGCTATGCAGGGGCGCTGGCGCCAGAGGTGGTCGCTTCAGTGACATCGGTCAGCGGGCCGAACCATGGCTCGGAACTGGCCGATTTCCTGCGCAAGGCGCTGACGCCCGGGCGCCTGCCGGAACAGGTCGCCGGGGCGGTTGCCACTCTGTTCGCCGACTTCCTTTCATTGCTCAGTGGCCATCGGCACCTGCCGCAGAACGCCATCGCCGCGCTCAATGCGCTGACCACCGAAGGTGTCGGCGCATTCAACGACAAATACCCCCAAGGGTTGCCGAACACATGGGGCGGCAAGGGTCGCGAACGGGTGAATGGCGTGCGCTACTATTCCTGGAGCGGCACCCTGCAGGGAAACATCCTCGACGAGGGACTCTATGCACTCAATCCGCTGCATGGATTTCTTCGGGCTTTCTCCCACTACTTCACCACCGAAGCCGAACAGAATGACGGCATGGTCGGCCGATTCAGCTCCCATCTGGGCAAAGTGATCCGCTCGGACTACCCGCTGGATCATCTGGACAGCCTCAGCCAGACCACGGGTCAGGTCCGCAAGGGTATCGACCCGATCACCCTGTATGTACAGCATGCCGAACGCTTGAGAAATGCCGGCCTTTAG
- a CDS encoding peptidylprolyl isomerase, which translates to MAKATARHILVSSEAKCNELKAQIEGGADFAEVAKANSTCPSSRQGGDLGSFGPGQMVKEFDTVVFSAPINVVQGPVKTQFGYHLLEVTSRQD; encoded by the coding sequence ATGGCCAAAGCCACTGCCCGTCACATCCTGGTATCCAGCGAAGCCAAGTGCAACGAACTCAAGGCCCAGATCGAAGGCGGCGCCGATTTCGCCGAAGTCGCCAAAGCCAACTCCACCTGCCCATCGAGCCGCCAGGGCGGTGACCTGGGTTCGTTCGGTCCTGGCCAGATGGTCAAGGAATTCGACACCGTGGTCTTCAGCGCACCGATCAACGTGGTGCAAGGCCCGGTCAAGACCCAGTTCGGCTACCACCTGCTGGAAGTGACCAGCCGTCAGGACTGA
- a CDS encoding extracellular solute-binding protein, producing MRLVFPTLLFTAVALLLGAAGVNAAPQHALTVYGEPAKYPAGFSHFAYTNLQAPKGGTMRRSALEIGHFDHILPYIDKGIGVTQIDGLIYSPLAVRSLDEPYTVYGLVAQQMERSDDGLSLRFYLNPKARFADGKPITAEDVRYTFDLLMTQGSLRYRTQFADVKGLEVESPLTIRFDFKSNENRTLPLDIATLPVLPEHWWKTRDFANGGGYEPPLGSGPYRVSKVDSGRSITFERNADWWGKDLPVSRGLYNFDHFSIEYFGDTDVARQVLRGGAYDYNREFSATAYSIGYESPALRDGRLQKAHLARQAPQPSQGFVFNLQNPMFQDRRVRQALAMLWDFEWSNRQMMRDLYIRQQSFFSNTDLAARQLPDAGERAILEPLRGQIPDEVFTQVFEAPKTDGSGLIRDKQLQALDLLEQAGWKPDGDRLINAEGQPLSFTFLVSQNGMDRLLLPYKRTLKQIGIDLNIRRIDASQYVNRLMSRDYDMIVTGYPVTTSPGNELYNYFGSAAANDPGSNNYMVLKNPAVDTLINGLVRATTQADMLRYAHALDRVLQWNFYWIPNYYPPGSSTVWWNRFGIPSVQASNDEAIESWWEVSPTPLTNEQMTAELIKRGKPGGPH from the coding sequence ATGCGACTGGTTTTCCCCACTTTGTTGTTCACTGCCGTGGCCCTGTTGTTGGGCGCCGCCGGTGTGAACGCTGCACCGCAACATGCGTTGACCGTGTACGGTGAACCGGCGAAGTATCCCGCCGGCTTCAGCCATTTCGCCTACACCAACCTGCAAGCGCCCAAGGGCGGCACGATGCGTCGCTCGGCGCTGGAAATCGGTCATTTCGACCATATCCTGCCGTACATCGACAAGGGTATTGGCGTCACGCAGATCGACGGGCTGATCTACTCGCCCCTGGCCGTGCGCTCGCTGGATGAGCCCTATACCGTGTACGGGCTGGTGGCGCAGCAGATGGAACGTTCCGACGACGGACTGTCCCTGCGCTTCTACCTGAACCCGAAGGCCCGTTTCGCCGACGGCAAGCCGATCACCGCCGAAGACGTGCGCTACACCTTCGACCTGCTGATGACCCAGGGCAGCCTGCGCTATCGCACGCAATTCGCCGACGTCAAAGGCCTGGAAGTGGAGTCACCGCTAACCATTCGCTTCGATTTCAAGAGCAACGAAAACCGCACCCTGCCCCTCGACATCGCCACCTTGCCGGTGCTTCCCGAACACTGGTGGAAGACCCGCGACTTCGCCAATGGTGGCGGTTACGAACCGCCGCTGGGCAGCGGGCCGTATCGCGTGAGCAAGGTCGACTCCGGGCGCAGCATCACCTTCGAGCGTAACGCCGACTGGTGGGGCAAGGATTTACCGGTCAGCCGCGGCCTGTACAACTTCGATCACTTCAGCATCGAGTACTTCGGCGACACCGACGTCGCCCGCCAGGTCCTGCGTGGCGGTGCCTATGACTACAACCGCGAATTTTCCGCCACCGCCTACTCCATCGGCTATGAGAGCCCCGCCCTGAGGGACGGTCGCTTGCAAAAGGCCCACCTGGCAAGACAGGCACCGCAACCGTCCCAGGGCTTTGTGTTCAACCTGCAAAACCCGATGTTCCAGGATCGCCGGGTGCGCCAGGCCCTGGCCATGCTCTGGGATTTCGAGTGGAGCAATCGGCAGATGATGCGCGACCTGTACATTCGCCAGCAGAGCTTTTTTTCCAACACCGACCTCGCCGCCCGACAACTGCCCGACGCAGGTGAACGGGCGATTCTCGAACCGCTGCGCGGGCAGATCCCCGACGAAGTCTTCACCCAGGTCTTCGAGGCACCGAAAACCGACGGTAGCGGTCTGATACGCGACAAACAGTTGCAAGCCCTGGACCTGCTCGAACAGGCCGGCTGGAAACCCGATGGCGATCGACTGATCAACGCCGAAGGCCAACCGCTGAGCTTCACCTTCCTGGTCAGCCAGAACGGCATGGACCGATTGTTGCTGCCTTACAAGCGCACCCTGAAACAAATCGGCATCGACCTGAACATCCGTCGTATCGACGCCTCCCAGTACGTGAACCGCCTGATGTCCCGGGACTACGACATGATTGTCACCGGTTACCCGGTCACTACCTCGCCAGGCAATGAGTTGTACAACTACTTCGGCTCGGCGGCGGCCAATGATCCTGGCTCCAACAACTACATGGTGCTGAAGAACCCGGCGGTCGATACGCTGATCAACGGTCTGGTCCGCGCCACTACCCAGGCCGACATGCTGCGCTACGCCCATGCCCTGGACCGCGTTCTGCAATGGAACTTCTATTGGATTCCCAACTATTACCCGCCAGGCAGCTCGACCGTGTGGTGGAACCGCTTCGGTATTCCTTCTGTACAAGCAAGCAATGACGAAGCCATCGAGAGTTGGTGGGAAGTCAGCCCAACCCCTCTGACCAACGAACAGATGACCGCCGAACTCATCAAGCGCGGCAAACCCGGAGGGCCACACTGA
- a CDS encoding microcin C ABC transporter permease YejB, translating to MWAYVLRRLLLIIPTLVIILLVNFIIVQAAPGGPVEQAIAHLQGIGGASVGGGSSETMHGSSRASRGLDPQLIKEIEKQYGFDKPAPERLWLMLKSYAHLDFGKSFFRGATVTDLILEKMPVTISLGLWATLITYLVSIPLGIRKAVHHGSHFDIWSSTAIIIGYAMPAFLFAMFLIVVFAGGTSLNWFPVRGLVSDNFESLSTVGKIADYFWHLVLPVTALVVGGFATLTILTKNSFLNEITRQYVVTARAKGLSERQVLYGHVFRNAMLLVVSGIPQAFISVFFAGSLLIEVIFSLDGLGRMSYEAAVSRDYPVVFGSLFIFTLFGLLIKIIGDLCYTLVDPRIDFAARNA from the coding sequence ATGTGGGCTTACGTACTGCGGCGCCTGCTGCTGATCATCCCGACGCTGGTGATCATTCTTCTGGTCAATTTCATCATCGTCCAGGCCGCGCCCGGTGGCCCGGTGGAACAGGCCATCGCACACCTGCAAGGCATCGGTGGCGCCAGTGTCGGCGGCGGGTCCAGCGAGACCATGCACGGCAGCTCACGGGCCAGCCGTGGGCTCGACCCACAGTTGATTAAAGAAATCGAAAAGCAATATGGCTTCGACAAGCCGGCCCCGGAACGCCTGTGGCTGATGCTCAAGAGCTACGCCCACCTCGACTTTGGCAAGAGCTTTTTCCGCGGCGCCACGGTCACTGACCTGATCCTGGAAAAAATGCCGGTGACCATTTCCCTCGGGCTCTGGGCAACGCTGATCACTTATCTGGTGTCGATCCCTTTGGGCATCCGTAAAGCCGTACACCATGGCAGCCATTTCGATATCTGGAGCAGCACCGCGATCATCATCGGTTACGCCATGCCGGCGTTCCTGTTCGCGATGTTCCTGATCGTGGTCTTCGCCGGCGGCACCTCATTGAACTGGTTTCCGGTGCGCGGCCTGGTCTCGGACAACTTCGAGTCGCTATCGACAGTGGGTAAAATCGCCGATTACTTCTGGCACCTGGTGCTGCCGGTCACGGCGCTGGTGGTCGGCGGTTTCGCAACCCTGACCATCCTCACCAAAAACTCGTTCCTCAATGAAATTACGCGTCAGTACGTGGTCACCGCCCGGGCCAAGGGCTTGAGCGAACGCCAGGTGCTTTACGGCCATGTGTTTCGCAACGCCATGTTGCTGGTGGTCTCGGGAATTCCCCAGGCCTTTATCAGTGTTTTCTTCGCCGGCTCGCTGCTGATCGAAGTGATTTTCTCCCTCGATGGCCTGGGTCGCATGAGTTACGAAGCGGCGGTATCGCGGGACTATCCGGTGGTATTCGGTTCGCTGTTCATCTTCACCTTGTTCGGCCTGCTGATAAAAATCATCGGTGACCTGTGCTACACCCTGGTCGACCCGCGTATCGACTTCGCCGCGAGGAACGCCTGA
- a CDS encoding ABC transporter permease: MFKLSPLGRRRFERFKKNRRGWWSLWLFIGLFLLTLGGELIANDQPLVLSYQGSLYFPAFKRHTEQEFGGQLPFQADFRSDYVQKLIHKGNGWMLFAPIPFSDDTPNYDLNQPAPSPPSKVNWLGTDDQARDVLARVIFGARVSILFALMLTFISALIGIAAGALQGYYGGWVDLLGQRLQEVWSGLPVLYLLIILSGFVEPNFWWLLGIMALFSWLALVDVVRAEFLRGRNLEYVKAARALGLTDRKVIVRHILPNAMNATLSYLPFILTGAISTLTALDFLGFGMPAGSASLGELIGQGKQNLQAPWLGLTAFFTLALILSLLVFIGEALRDAFDPRS, translated from the coding sequence ATGTTCAAACTCTCGCCGCTGGGCCGTCGCCGTTTCGAACGCTTCAAGAAAAACCGCCGGGGCTGGTGGTCGTTGTGGTTGTTTATCGGCCTGTTCCTGCTGACCCTGGGCGGCGAACTGATCGCCAATGACCAACCGCTGGTGCTCAGTTATCAGGGTTCGCTGTACTTCCCGGCGTTCAAACGCCACACCGAGCAAGAGTTCGGCGGCCAGTTGCCGTTTCAGGCCGATTTCCGCAGCGATTACGTGCAGAAGCTGATTCACAAGGGCAACGGCTGGATGCTGTTTGCGCCGATCCCGTTCAGCGACGACACGCCCAATTACGATCTCAACCAACCAGCGCCGAGCCCGCCATCGAAGGTCAACTGGCTGGGCACCGACGATCAGGCCCGGGACGTGCTGGCGCGAGTGATTTTCGGGGCGCGGGTGTCGATCCTGTTTGCGCTGATGCTGACGTTTATAAGCGCCTTGATCGGTATCGCCGCCGGTGCACTGCAGGGCTATTACGGCGGCTGGGTCGACCTGCTCGGTCAGCGCCTGCAGGAAGTCTGGTCGGGGTTGCCGGTGCTGTACCTGCTGATCATTCTGTCGGGCTTCGTCGAGCCGAATTTCTGGTGGCTGCTGGGGATCATGGCGCTGTTTTCCTGGCTGGCCCTGGTGGACGTGGTGCGCGCCGAGTTCCTGCGCGGACGCAACCTGGAATACGTCAAAGCCGCCCGGGCGCTGGGCCTGACCGACCGTAAAGTGATCGTGCGGCACATTCTGCCCAATGCGATGAACGCCACCCTGAGTTATCTGCCGTTCATCCTGACCGGGGCGATTTCCACCCTCACGGCGCTGGATTTCCTCGGTTTCGGCATGCCGGCCGGCAGTGCGTCACTGGGCGAATTGATTGGCCAAGGCAAGCAGAACCTGCAAGCGCCGTGGCTGGGGCTGACGGCGTTTTTCACCCTGGCGCTGATTCTTTCTTTGCTGGTGTTCATTGGCGAGGCGTTGCGTGATGCCTTTGACCCTCGTTCTTGA